CGCTAAACAGTTCCGTAAGGTCTATCAAAAGGCCGAGGGATTTATTGAGGAAGAGCGTGAATTTCCCATTTCTCAAGTATTCCTCAATGCAACATTTAAGCGTTTTGTCACAGATAACGTGCAACTCCTTGAAGATCTCCACGCAGACGTACATGACGATTGGCTGCGTCTATATGCCACCATTAATGTCAAAGGTCTGTATACCACGGTTTCTGTGGATTTAAAGCTGATTCAAATGGAATTAAACAAAGACATCCAATTGATTGTCTTTGAACAAATTAGCAATACCCAAGTGATTGAAGCAAAATTCCAAACCTGGTGGATGAAAATTGCCTTTAATTCGGCTTTATTTTTCTATCAAAAAGTTTTGCGTAAAGACCCTCTGGGCATGCTACTGCAAAAATTTGAAGTTCTGACGGTCAAAGATGAATTGCTGCATTTGGATTTAAATCGTTGGTTAGGTGACAATCGCTCAATTACCGACACATTGAATAAAGTCCATATCAATCATGCTGAACTTCGTGAAACCGAATTGGTGGTCATGGGCAATGTCAATTTGATGGCGTTGTTCAAAAAAGTCAATCAATCTGATTTTGATGCTAAAGATGAAGAAGCACTTGACGATAAAGTCAGTCCGATCAAACAAAAAGAAGCCTAATCATTTTTTCCATCCACCTTGTGATACATAAATTCACATAATCTGTGCAAATCTTGATTTTTCCTCCCATATTTGACGGCATAATTCTTTTAACGCTCTAAAGCAACATTTTCCAAAGGACATATTCTATGGCAGTTCTGCAGTTGAAAACCTTAAGTCTTATTGCAGGCGTGACTAGCGCTGTATTACTGACGGGCTATTCAAGTCAAACGCTTGCCATGAGTCCATTCCAAGCCAGCTATCAATTTGCCTACAATGGTAAAAACCTAGGTTCTGCGACGCGTACACTGTCTCAATCTGGCAACAATTGGTCTTATGTGTTTGTGGCAAAAGCCGGGGGGCTTGCCTCTGCCACTGAAACCAGTAAATTCAGCATGAATAACAATCAAATTGTGTCGAGTAGTTTTAGCCGTACCAGCAAAGTCTTGGTGCATAACAACACCATGAGCATTAAATTCAACCCTGCGGCGAAAACCATCACCACCAGTAAAGATAAAGAGAATAGATCCTTTGCTTGGAAAGCTGGGGTGTTGGATGAATTAAACGCAGAATTACAAATCCGTGAAGATCTAAAAGGCTCAGGTTTAAAATCTAATTATTTATTGGCAGATGCCAATGAAATTGAGTCACGTAAGTTCATCAAACAAGGCTCAGAAAAAATCAAAACCAACTACGGCACCTTTGATACCGTTAAAGTGGTCATGAAACATGATAAGCCGGGTCGGGAAACCATTTTCTGGTTAGCGCCTAAACTGGACTATCTGCCAGTCAAGGTCACCCATCAAGATAAGAAGTCTTCTTATGGATTATTGTTGACCAGCTACAAGGGAATGAGTAAATAAGGCAATTATTACTTGCTTTTTTGCAGATGCTTTTTAAAATACGTCTTTGCTTAAAAGGCATCTGCCCTTAGAGGATTCTCCCGTGCACGCACTAGAACAGAAAATCTTAAACGAAGGTATCGTTCTATCTGATCAGGTTTTAAAAGTTGATTCTTTTTTAAACCACCAAATTGACCCCGTCATGATGCAGCAAATTGGACAAGAATTTGCACGTTTATTTAAAGATGCGGGCATCACCAAAATTATTACGATCGAAGCGTCAGGTATTGCTCCTGCAGTCATGGCAGGCTTAGAACTTGGCGTTCCTGTTATTTTTGCGCGTAAGTATCAGTCTTTAACCTTAAAAGATGATCTTTACCGTTCAAAAGTGTTCTCGTTCACCAAACAAATTGAAAGCACGATTGCGATTTCTAAAAAGCACATCTCTGCGCAAGATAAAGTCCTTGTGATTGATGACTTCTTGGCCAATGGTCAAGCTGCCCTAGGTTTAGCGGATTTAATTCATCAAGCGGATGCCTCAGTCGTCGGTATTGGTATCGTGATTGAAAAAGCATTTCAACCAGGTCGTGATCTGTTGCTTGAAAAAGGCTACCGCGTAGAGTCTTTGGCTCGCGTCAAGTCTTTGGCAAACAGTACTGTAGAATTCGTTCGCGACTAAGCTTACACACTATAAAAGAGAGCGTACTTTGGCGCTCTTTTTTATGCCTCAAATAAAGGGCTTGAGAAAATAATGCCTGCATAGCCTATTCATTTTCAAAGCGAGTTTCACGTTACAAGCCATATCAATATTTATCTAAACAATTCAGTTAAAATCAATTTATAAGGTCCGATTGAAGATTTTATTTCCATATATCTTCATGACTATACTGAAACTGAAAATTGACAAAAACAATTGCCCACGAAGCCTAGAATGTGATTGATGAAAAGCGTTTAAGCACGACATCACCCATACATTAAGCCATGGAATTAAATTGATGGAACAAAGCATAAACTGTCCAAAATGTGGTTCGACCGAAGTTGAAAAACGTAACCATGAACAACTGCTGCAAAAAACAGGTGGTGTATTGCTCTCTGCCGCAGGTACAACAGCAGGCACAGTCGGCGGTGCTGCTTCTGGTGCTTCTATAGGTGCTGCCATTGGAACTGTTGCTGGACCCTTAGGTGTGATTATGGGCGGAACCATTGGGACATTCGTAGGCGCCATTAGTGTCGGGATTACGGGTGGTTTCTTGGGTCATCGTTTTGGTAAAAAAGCCGGCGAAGTGGTCGATAAAAATATGTTTTTAGATTACCAATGCCAAAAATGTAAACATCGCTTTGAAGAAAAACAGCTTAAAACTGAAGCATGATTGAATACCTTAAATATTCAGAATTTCGAAAAGTTACAGACTTATGAAATAAAAAAGAGCCTAAATGGGCTCTTTTTTGGTTTTTGATCAGTGTTTGCTTGATTGAATTATTTGACTTGTAGCTGTTGCGCAATAGTGCCTAAACGCTTCCCTTGCTCTATACACAGCATTTTTTCATCTGCACTTAAGCCTAAATCATGACGTGGACCACTGACATGCGTTGCCCCATACGGCGTCCCGCCTGTTTTGGTATTCGACAATGCAGGATGTGCATTGGTTAACCCCAAAATCATCATGCCATGATGAAACAGAGGCGGTAACATGGTCAGCAAGGTGCTTTCTTGACCGCCATGCATTGAACCAGATGAACTGAACACACATGCAGGCTTATGATGTAAAGCGCCATTAAGCCAAAGACTGGTGGTCTGATCTAAGAAATACTTCATCTCAGATGCCATATTGCCAAATCGAGTTGGTGAACCGAGTGCCAAGCCTGAACAGTGCTGTAAGTCTTCCAAAGTGCAATAAATATCCCCCTCTTCAGGAATACTGGCTTCTGCCTGAGTCACCACGGTGGTGAGATTCGGTACAGTGCGAATTTTAGCTTGCATACCTGATGCTTCAATTCCATCTGCAATCAAATGCGCCATTTTTTTAGTCGCGCCATATTTACTGTAATAGAGAACAAGAACATAAGGTTGCATACGTTAATCATCAAATGAAAAAAAGAAAACTATACGGTAATTCTCAGCATTTTTGGTTAAGCTGTAAAGGAAACAGCAATAAAGTTAACGAATAACAATGGGAACAGATACTTTATGATGCAATTACTCAAAAAGCTCCCTTTCTATAATAAAACTTGGTTTCAATTCATTATTTTCGTCATTAGACGTTTTGAAGCGAACAGTTGTAGAGAGCAAGCGGGATCATTGACCTACACCACGTTGTTCGCGGTCGTCCCCATGCTGACGGTTTTTTTAGTAATTATCTCGTCAATCAAAGCCTTAGAGCCTGCACGTCAACAATTACAGCAGCTGATTTACAGTAATTTTTTGCCGAAAACCAGTATCGCTTTTGACAAAGCTTTAAATGCCTTTACCGATAATTCGAGTAATTTAACCATTATTGGTGTGCTGTTCTTATTTGTCACTACGGTGATGATGCTGACCAGTATTGAAACCGCCTTTAATAAAATCTGGCGCGTCAAGGAAACGCGAAATGGCATTGTGGGCTTTATGCGTTATTGGACTATTATCTCACTCGGTCCTATTTTGCTCGGTAGTGCGTTTGTGATTTCGTCAACCCTGGCATCATTAAATGTATTGAGCAATAATTTCGCAGGCTATGAGGTCAACGGCGCTGCGCTGTTATGGGTGATTTCTTTGGGTTTAACCGTGTTTGGATTTTTCACCTTATATTGGACAATTCCTAACCGATCAGTGCCTATACGTTCAGCCATAATAGCTGCGGTCTTTAGTGCCGTGACCTTTGAATTGCTCAAAAATTTGTTTGGTTTTGTCATGACCAACTTCACCAGTTATCAGCTGGTGTATGGCGCGTTTGCCGCAGTTCCCATATTCCTTCTGTGGATTTTTCTGTCTTGGAACGTGGTGCTTTTAGGTGTTGAAATTAGCTATGCATTGACCGCTTTTCATACCGGCAAAACCCAAACCCGCCATCCTGTGTTAATGCTGCTTGATATGCTAGAGCTGTTTTATCAAAAGCAAAAAGACGGCAAATCCGTGACCGATGAAGAAGCCTTAAATATTTTAGGACGCGGCGAAATTGGACGCTGGCCGGCCTATGTACGTTTACTCGAACAGCAAAATATTATTAAGCGGACTGAAAGTGATCAATATGTATTAGTGAGAAATTTAGATCATCTGGATTTTTGGTCATTTTATAAATCCCTGCCTTATACTTTGCCCAACAAAGAAGATGTCGGACATATTCATGAAGATGATGTCTGGATGCAGCGTATTGGCCCAGCACTGGTTGAATCTGATGACTACTTAGCGGCCAAACTATCGATTCCGCTATCGACTATTTTGGATCAGAAATAATTAGCGCATTAAAAAAGACCTCGCCTTGAGGTCTTTTTTTCGCATGATGAAAAGTTTAGAGATGATGAAAATATCATTCAATTGAAGCTGTCGATTTCCAACAAATGATTGCGCCTAAGCTCACCAAGCCCGTGCCCAGCCAAAAACTCAATTGAGGATAAACTCCAAGAATCAACATTGACATGACGGTCGAGAGAATTGGCATAAAATAAGTCGCCACAATCAAGATCTTCATATGGCCATATTGCATACTTTGGTTCCAATTGCTGTAAGCAATCCCAATCAGTCCTCCGAGCACCGCCACTGTGAGCCAGAGTTGCAGACTAGGCATCACAAAGGGTTCATTTAACACGCCATGTACCAGCCACAGCAAAACCACAGTGACAGTAAAGAAGAGTGGAACGCCATTTTGACCTTGTGCATATTTTTTAGTCAAAATACTGTAAATGGGCCAAAGCAAAGCCCCTACCAATGCAAAAAGATAGGCAATCGGGTTTTGCTTTAAAATCAAGATCAATTGATCTGAATTTAAAATATCGGGGTTTACCACCAACATAAGGCCCAAAATTGCCAAGAGAAATCCAATGCCGACACACCAGTGAAAATTCAATTGTTTAAGCAGAATAGAAAACACAATCATCAGGGGGGGCCATAGATAATTGATCATGGCAATCACCATGACTTGATCTCGGTTTTGAGACAGTGCAATCGACACCAAAAACAGAATTTCGTAGGCAACAAATAAAGCGCCACAGCCCAGCAGATAGACTTTTGACATTTGAGCAATTCGAGGCAATCCCGTGACTACCAGAATAAACACTGCACTAAAGGTATAAATCAAAGCCACGCCTTGCACAGGGCTTAACACTTCAGTCACGAGTTTGACTATACCGACCAAACTTGCCCAAATCAGAATCGATGAGAGGCCGAGCCAGGTGTAATGATTTCCCCATTGCATATGTATTGGCACCCTATTGTTTATTCTTCTGATTCTGATTTTTGCTATGACGCAGAGGTTTTGATTCGCAATTTTACTGTTTAAATTTTTTATTAACCTGAGTTTAAACAAAATCTATTGACCATATTAATAAAAGTGACATTAAAAAGGGCTACTCATGTAACCCTTTTTCAGTTCAGTTCAATGGTTCATCTATAAATGAATCCTGCAGGGTTGAAGCTTAAAAACCAAATTGAAACTAAGCTTGTACCGAGGTATGCCACACAAAATCTTGCGTCTGACCTTTAAGCGTCATTTTCAGTTGATCCCCTGCGTTCAATGCAGCCACACCCGCTGGCGTACCTGTCATCACCACATCACCTACGTCTAAACTAAACACTTGGCTAATCTCTGCCAGTAATGCACCAATCTCAAAGATCAGTAATGCAGTATCACCTTTTTGACGCACCACATCATTCACCTCTAAGCTGTAATGAATATTGTTCCAGTCGGAGACTTCACTAACATCCACCCAATCCGCCAACACGCAAGACCCATCAAAGGCTTTAGCACGTTCCCAAGGCTGACCTTTATTTTTAAGTGCATCTTGTAAATCACGCAAAGTTAAATCTAAACCTAAAGTCACCGCGCCAATCGCTTCAATGGCTTTAACAGGGTCAGTCTCTCCTTTTAATGGTCGATCAATACGCAAACTCAGTTCGCATTCATGATGACAATTGCCCCAAGCTGGGTTCCATGAAATGGCTTGACTCAATGAAATTAGACTGCTTGGTGGCTTAATAAATAAAACAGGCTGATCCGGAACAGCATTTCCTAACTCTTTTGCATGGTCTGCATAGCTACGACCGACACATACAATTTTTGATGGACCTTGACTCATCTCTTCCCTCTTCTGTTTTATGACATCTTGAATCGTGTTTCGTGTTTCGTGTTTCGTGTTTCGTGTTTATTTTTTAAATGTATTTTCAAATAATGTCTGGTCTGCTGTGTTTTCAAATGCACGTTTGGGAACAATCACCACGGTATGATTTTTCAATTCAAGCATATAGGTGAGTTTACCCATTACGAAATTTTGGACATCTTGATAATGAAAGGCTTGATTGGGACGACCACTGGAAATTAGCTCTGCTGAATCTTGAAATAAATCGATACCTTGTTCGCTTTTGCCAAATTGGTA
This genomic window from Acinetobacter sp. TGL-Y2 contains:
- a CDS encoding DUF3108 domain-containing protein, producing MAVLQLKTLSLIAGVTSAVLLTGYSSQTLAMSPFQASYQFAYNGKNLGSATRTLSQSGNNWSYVFVAKAGGLASATETSKFSMNNNQIVSSSFSRTSKVLVHNNTMSIKFNPAAKTITTSKDKENRSFAWKAGVLDELNAELQIREDLKGSGLKSNYLLADANEIESRKFIKQGSEKIKTNYGTFDTVKVVMKHDKPGRETIFWLAPKLDYLPVKVTHQDKKSSYGLLLTSYKGMSK
- a CDS encoding xanthine phosphoribosyltransferase, whose product is MHALEQKILNEGIVLSDQVLKVDSFLNHQIDPVMMQQIGQEFARLFKDAGITKIITIEASGIAPAVMAGLELGVPVIFARKYQSLTLKDDLYRSKVFSFTKQIESTIAISKKHISAQDKVLVIDDFLANGQAALGLADLIHQADASVVGIGIVIEKAFQPGRDLLLEKGYRVESLARVKSLANSTVEFVRD
- the wrbA gene encoding NAD(P)H:quinone oxidoreductase, translated to MQPYVLVLYYSKYGATKKMAHLIADGIEASGMQAKIRTVPNLTTVVTQAEASIPEEGDIYCTLEDLQHCSGLALGSPTRFGNMASEMKYFLDQTTSLWLNGALHHKPACVFSSSGSMHGGQESTLLTMLPPLFHHGMMILGLTNAHPALSNTKTGGTPYGATHVSGPRHDLGLSADEKMLCIEQGKRLGTIAQQLQVK
- a CDS encoding YihY family inner membrane protein, whose amino-acid sequence is MMQLLKKLPFYNKTWFQFIIFVIRRFEANSCREQAGSLTYTTLFAVVPMLTVFLVIISSIKALEPARQQLQQLIYSNFLPKTSIAFDKALNAFTDNSSNLTIIGVLFLFVTTVMMLTSIETAFNKIWRVKETRNGIVGFMRYWTIISLGPILLGSAFVISSTLASLNVLSNNFAGYEVNGAALLWVISLGLTVFGFFTLYWTIPNRSVPIRSAIIAAVFSAVTFELLKNLFGFVMTNFTSYQLVYGAFAAVPIFLLWIFLSWNVVLLGVEISYALTAFHTGKTQTRHPVLMLLDMLELFYQKQKDGKSVTDEEALNILGRGEIGRWPAYVRLLEQQNIIKRTESDQYVLVRNLDHLDFWSFYKSLPYTLPNKEDVGHIHEDDVWMQRIGPALVESDDYLAAKLSIPLSTILDQK
- the yddG gene encoding aromatic amino acid DMT transporter YddG, producing MQWGNHYTWLGLSSILIWASLVGIVKLVTEVLSPVQGVALIYTFSAVFILVVTGLPRIAQMSKVYLLGCGALFVAYEILFLVSIALSQNRDQVMVIAMINYLWPPLMIVFSILLKQLNFHWCVGIGFLLAILGLMLVVNPDILNSDQLILILKQNPIAYLFALVGALLWPIYSILTKKYAQGQNGVPLFFTVTVVLLWLVHGVLNEPFVMPSLQLWLTVAVLGGLIGIAYSNWNQSMQYGHMKILIVATYFMPILSTVMSMLILGVYPQLSFWLGTGLVSLGAIICWKSTASIE
- a CDS encoding fumarylacetoacetate hydrolase family protein encodes the protein MSQGPSKIVCVGRSYADHAKELGNAVPDQPVLFIKPPSSLISLSQAISWNPAWGNCHHECELSLRIDRPLKGETDPVKAIEAIGAVTLGLDLTLRDLQDALKNKGQPWERAKAFDGSCVLADWVDVSEVSDWNNIHYSLEVNDVVRQKGDTALLIFEIGALLAEISQVFSLDVGDVVMTGTPAGVAALNAGDQLKMTLKGQTQDFVWHTSVQA